From Xyrauchen texanus isolate HMW12.3.18 chromosome 15, RBS_HiC_50CHRs, whole genome shotgun sequence:
ataaagcggttacgaaccgctcgagtgttagagttaataaacgcgcccacgagtccgtgtgcgcgcccctcctctgcccgctctgtcacacggccagcaaacacctctctgcatgtaagtcccgtgcccgtgactatgctcgcacatcacttatcagatgtgactctttccccatttaccccaatcgggaagtcactcacagaacagcctgtctctgctgtctgcgagcagtcatgcataaacacactaagcgcgctcacacattctgttcagctgctgtgtgcggcaatcagggcgatttggccattcaccctctaacattacgcttcaaagcgtgggaagatattcagggatatccgaatgggtgttaagcacaataaaacagggctatttgctacagttcgatcgccgtcctcctcgcttcagagcgcggctcgaaactactgtgaacacggaagcagcatgcatgcttcgttcagaaatagcaaaccttctgtgcaaaaaggccatagagagagtgccgccgcctctgagcgagtcggggttttacagcccttattttcttgtccccaagaaagacggcggcctcagaccaatattagatctcagggttttgaacaaagcgcttgcaaaaatgcatacaaccagcaaactcctcgcgcatgtgcgccagggggactggtttatttttctcgatctgaaagatgcatactttcagattcagataaatccccgtcacaggccattcttgagattcgcctttgacggccaggtttatcaatacaccgtccttccgttcggcctgtccttagcaccccgtactttcacgaagtgcatggatcgctgCGCACCCTGCAGTCAGGGTTTCGCGAATTCTCAACTATTTGggcgattggctgattttggcacaatcacatacggagctcctgtctcacaggacagttctcctcagtcatctgaacagtttgggccttgcagtcaattggaccaagagctcactacagcccagtcaggcaatttccttccttggaatagaactagactcagtggcaatggcggctcgcttatctacacagcggcgccgtgttcagcgactagccgcgtcctttcagatgaacagcctcacgcctctgaaaaaatttcagagagtgctaggttacatggcctcagccgcagcagtacttcagctgggtttactgcgcatcgcccgcttcagcattggctaaacaccgcgcgtctcgccgggcttgggccacaggccgccagccgatcagagtgactcagacctgtatctcagctctgaagccctggacagtggccgaatggtaccagcggggagtgacgatgggagctgtatctcgccgaaaagtcatttcgacagacgcgtccaacacgggttggggcgcggtctgcgagggctctcggtttttggcctatggtcagttcaggaaaagctccttcacataaattgtctggaaatgatagtggtcgagtgcgcgctcgtgcgcttcctcccggtcattcagggtcaccacgtcctggtccgttcggacaacagatctgtggtatcctatctaaaccatcagggcgatgtcagatccaggaacctcttccatctgaccgaaacgcatactgagttggtcccagtgccacctgcgctcgctgagggcgacgcgcgtgccaggccacctgagcgacggcccagacagactgtccagagacaatattcccccaggggaatggtccctgcacgctcaaacagtccagacgttatggcgcatattcggcagagcagagatagacctctttgcgtcagaagagaactctcactgcccagtatttttctcgaaaagcgaggtcgcactggcccaggactggcccaaccgcccgctttacgccttccctcccatctcgctattgccacaggtaatgcagaggatcagggaaatgcgctactcggtgctcctcatagccccgcgctgggagaatcaaacatggttcccggagcttacgcagctgtcactgacagccccgtggcccatcccagtgagagcagatctcctctcgcaagctcgcggcacgatctggcatccccacccagagcgctgggcgctacacgcgtgggtgatcaatgactacccatcgctttgccaggagtaataaacaccatcatacacgctagagccccctccacgagaagactctatgcgtcaaaatggtctgtgttttcaaaatggtgcaccgacagagacctggactcacggacatgtggggtatcgccgctgctcgtgtttttacaagagctgctggataagggcagatccccatccacgctcaaagtgtacgtggcggccgtcgcggcgttcgctgaacccctgcacggccagtcacagggtaaaaacgagctggtcatccgcttcctcaggggagctagaaggatgaaccctctgcgccccccatcggttcctatctgggatctttctatagttctcgaagctatgaaagcccctcccttcgaaccgcttcaatccgtggatgtaaaacacctctcacttaaaaccgtttttctaactgccctatcatcagttaaatgggtgggagatcttcacgtgCTCTCtgttagcgctgcgtgtcttgaatttggaccaagtgactccaaggtaattttaaagcctagacacggctatgtccccaaggtgatcggtactcctttcagagcacagatcatttccttgtcagcgctaccagcatctgatggCGAACGCACTAACGTactactaacgtaacctcggttctctctagatgagggaacgagtattgcgtaaccggccgtgttCGCGCcacgatttttcgcttcattcaatgaaaaccagggttccagcctacgaactacgcttatatgcactctagtcacgcccattttggcaggctttgatgcagtgagcgcgcggacacctctcattggatgcgagttcgcccaagctcgtctataggctgcagcagttgccgcagagcaacctatgagctcgctagctagcccgctcaaggtctgcagctgccgcactacgttgacaatggatacaaaattaaggataattttttggcttcaatatctcagaaaagatgaatctttcccgtagcgtaagctagcttacgcaatactcgttccctcatctagagagaaccgaggttacgttagtaaccgttttcagtactgcagtacaagtgtggtaatttggacgcagtattcctgcagttttcagtaccgcagtacaagtgtggtaatttggacgcagtattcctgcagttttcagtaccgcagtacaagtgtggtaatttggacgcagtattcctgcagttttcagtaccgCAGTagaagtgtggtaatttggacgcagtattcctgcagttttcagtactgcagtagaagtgtggtaatttggacgcagtattcctgcagttttcagtactgcagtagAAGTGTGGTAATAtggacgcagtattcctgcagttttcagtaccgCAGtgcaagtgtggtaatttggacgcagtattcctgcagttttcagtactgcagtagAAGTGTGGTAACttggacgcagtattcctgcagttttcagtaccgcagtacaagtgtggtaacatggacgcagtattcctgcagttttcagtaccgcagtacaagtgtggtaatttggacgcagtattcctgcagttttcagtaccgcagtacaagtgtggtaatatggacgcagtattcctgcagttttcagtaccgCAGTAGAAGTGCGGTAACttggacgcagtattcctgcagttttcagtaccgCAGTACAAGTGCggtaatttggatgcagtattcctgcagttttcagtaccgcagtacaagtgtggtaatttggacgcagtattcctgcagttttcagtaccgCAGTACAAGTGCggtaatttggatgcagtattcctgcagttttcagtactgcagtagaagtgtggtaatttggacgcagtattcctgcagttttcagtactgcagtagaagtgtggtaatttggatgcagtattcctgcagttttcagtactgcagtagaagtgtggtaatttggacgcagtattcctgcagttttcagtactgcagtacaagtgtggtaacatggacgcagtattcctgcagtttcagtgctgcagtacaagtgtggtaatttggacgcagtattcctgcagtttcagTGCTGCAATACAAGTGTGGTAATAtggacgcagtattcctgcagtttcctgTACTGAAATAATACTGCCATCAATTTACCACACTTTCACTTCAGTTGAAAAACTgcagttattttttgtaagggatctTTGCTGCATGGATCTCAGATATACTTTACCTTGCTGTCTGACAGGTTTTGGTGCTGTAAAAGAAAGTAAATCAATTAAATATAACCACAGTGGTGCAACCCTGActtttataaaatacaattgGGTGAAGAATCACAAATTACCGAGGCACCAACATTCATGAACGTGCAGATAACTAGAGCAGCAATGGCCCAGAAAAGGCTGATAATGTTGAATATGAAGGACAGCTTTACCTTTTAGAAAAAGAACATGAAGATAAAGCATTACGTTTACATTGCACCATGATAAAATAAGCGGTTATGAACAATATTTGCACACCGAACACCTACCACAGGCATAAATGGAGAACTTCCAGCTGCGAATGTTAGAATGCCACTTGCAATAAACTAAAAGAAAATAGATAGTTGAAAATTAAACACAGAGTTTTTAGTGACGGCCTAAAAGATGTTAAAGTTATAAAAAACTTTAACATCTAAAAACTTaacttggtaacactttctatgaagcccatatttataatgcattataatgctttagtaatgtctcataatacaccttataatatgttataacttctcatataATTGTAACACAATTATAATACTAACCTATTCATAATTATACCTCAgataataatgcattataacacaagcaacatacAATTTTATAAGCAGTTTTATCCAATTATATCTGTTAtactgtgtaatatatatataatatttatgctTTAAGTGACTAAAGGAATGTATTCTTACAAAcatccataaaatattttaagtggtTATAAGATATTACAAGTTATGCTGGaagttatatacattaaaaatgcacaaaatataaaaacacacacatttaatgtaaattttgTGATATTACAAAAAGTACTTGTAAAGCTACAAGAATAAAAACTGTTTCTATACTCATAAACTTCAATGTTTGTGCATAAAAGGCAAAAATgattgtatatacagtaaataattataattataataatagtgttataatgcattatacactaaagtataactatgaacaggtgaagtcttataatgtattataactgtagttctAAGTATTTTTGAGACTGTATAaattattataaggtgtattatgagacattataaatgcagtataatagatttacaatgcattataaatatgggcttcatagaaagtgttcaTAAACAAGCTGTGATGTAAATACAAAGATTTAAAATGCACTTAACTAATATAAATTATGTGCATTAATAATTATATTCTCTTACTAGGGCGCTGGGTAACGTGTACATCAAATGAGACAGACCGTATTCAAGAGCTATGAGAGTGCCGACACAAATCACAAATATTCCAATGCTGATTTGTGCCGCCTGAAACCAAAAGAACATTTGAATCactattaaatataaaacaatgtgtgtgttcatttaaACACGATTTCACTGATCttattaactcattttgtacagaTGGTCAGATTTATTTGCTAGCTTTGACACAAAAGCGGATAACATCatttgtaattaaaggaatattccgggttcaatgcataatgttgattaatgttacaatggaagtgaatggggtcatttttggaaggtttaaaggcagaaatgtgacgcttataaacgtataaaaatttgtattatttgagctgtaaaatagttgaaatcattttaaaatgtgtttttatggtttACGGTGTTGCGTCAACATTGCAACATTGAAGTTGAATTGtatatattggatataacttcacacagatgtgattaataagtgattttatgacagtaaaatcatgtttacatacatattgtttacgtcttgtgtttatacttgtgaaacagtattttaacagtgtttacagattaaaccccattgacttgcattggaagtgtctcactaaAACAATTTTATACGTTTAGAATCAAAACACCAACATAAAGGCAAAAAAAATGCCCCTTAAAATCAATTCCAGATGGCAAATATTGCCTAATTAATAATTAAGTTAATTTCTGAACAGATATAATAAGACATTAGACTTTGAAATGTTGTTCGTACCCCGAGTTCCTTCGGCCGTCCTTTGAGAAACACCTTGTATGCATCTTTGAAGACGCAAGTGAACGTCTCGGGCATCAGCTGCCCGTCTCTCGCATTCCTGATGCTGCCCAGAGGAATGGTGATGACCATACAGTCATCCGGCTTAAAGCTGTACCGCATTTGATCAGAAGTCACCGTCTGTCATGGATAAGAGAACAAATACACATATCTGATGTGCGATCAGTCAGAAGTGAATTTAAAAAGGACTGGGATCATTTCGGACTAATAGAGCAACAAAATACGACTTAAATATCCGAACATGAACGCTGACAGAGTGAGATTGGGGCTGTTTTCAAAACGCTCCTTGCTGTTACTGAAGTGTTTAAAATCATACATCATAAATGAATCATAAAGATAATCAGATTAGACAACATGGTGTTAGTTTGAATCTTATCTTTAGAAACTGTGTCAAACAATCCCACAAccgggacacacacacacacatctttagTTTTAGGATTTATGTCATGTCTTTGAAAGTCTCAGAAGTTACTTCTAGAGTTACAGAGATATTCCCAAGAGTTTAAAACCTTTTTGAGAAGCGTGGAGTGAATACTCTGGGTAAACTGTGCAGCTGGTAAGAAATGAAACGCAAAGAGAGACATTCATGAGGCATTTAAGCGTCCTGATCTTGTACTGCTAAAATGTTCCTGTTGAAGTAAATATCAGGTTTATTCGTGCTAATAATGTCTCACCTGCTGGATGTGAAGTTTTAGTTTAAAAGTCCCACTGTCTGTAAATTGGACTTGTTTGATTGTAGAAGTTTCTATGAGAATGAAGCTCAAACTGCTgtcatcatcaacatcatcatcatcagctctcaCATCAGAGTTGCTATAACTCGGCCAACCACATCTGAGCATGTGTGATGAgtgataaaatacacacacacactcacatatatacacacacacacacacacacacacacacacacacacacacacacacacacacacacacacacacacacacacacacacatgttgtgtttccatgttttatggggactttccatagacataatggtttttatactgtacaaactttatattctatcccctaaacctaaccctacccctaaacctaaccctcacagaaaactttctgcatttttacattttcaaaaaacataatttagtatgatttataagctgttttcctcatggggaccgacaaaatgtccccacaaggtcaaaaatttcgggttttactatccttatggggacatttggtccccaccaagtgataaatacacgctcacacatacacacacacacacacacacacacacacactcacatatatacacacacacacacactcactcacatatatacacacacacacacacactcactcacatatatacacacacacacacactcactcacatatatacacacacacacacactcactcacatatatacacacacacacacacacactcacatatatacacacacacacacactcactcacatatatacacacacacacacactcactcacatatatacacacacacacacactcactcacatatatacacacacacacacactcactcacatatatacacacacacacacacactcacatataaacacacacacacacacacactcacatatatacacacacacacacactcactcacatatatacacacacacacacactcactcacatatatacacacacacacacactcactcacatatatacacacacacacacacactcacatataaacacacacacacacacacactcacatatatacacacacacacacactcactcacatatatacacacacacacacactcactcacatatatacacacacacacacactcactcacatatatacacacacacacacacactcactcacatatatacacacacacacactcactcacatatatacacacacacacacacactcactcacatatatacacacacacacacactca
This genomic window contains:
- the LOC127655767 gene encoding membrane-spanning 4-domains subfamily A member 4D-like; its protein translation is MRYSFKPDDCMVITIPLGSIRNARDGQLMPETFTCVFKDAYKVFLKGRPKELGAAQISIGIFVICVGTLIALEYGLSHLMYTLPSALFIASGILTFAAGSSPFMPVVKLSFIFNIISLFWAIAALVICTFMNVGASHQNLSDSKNPMFVGLKVLVCILCGFELILALVLIFWESKAVCRPHFNTLPLITIKQDV